The window GACCGTGCCCGGGGACGCCGTCGCCGGGGCCGCCGCGTCGGGGTGGCCCTTCGGCCGCCGCACGCTGGCGCTGACCGGCGCGTCCGTCTGCATCTACTGGGCGGGCATGGCGCTCAACGACTACGCCGACCGCCACCTCGACGCGATGGAACGGCCCGAGCGGCCGATCCCGTCCGGCCGGGTCAGGCCGGAGACCGCGCTCGGCGTCGCGACCGGGCTGACCGCGGGCGGGCTGGGCATCGCCGCGGCGGCGGGTGGCAAGCGGGCCCTGCGCGTCGCGCTCCCGCTGGCCGCGACGGTCTGGGCGTACGACTTCGTGCTCAAGGAGACCGTGTTCGGCCCGGCCGCGATGGCCGCGGCCCGGGCACTCGACGTGCTGCTCGGCGGGGGCGGGGCCCGGGCGGCCCTGCCGGCCGCGCTGACCGTCGGGGCCCACACCTACGCGGTGACGACGTTGTCAAGGTCCGAAGTGGACGGTGCCAAGCCCGCTCTCCCGGCGGCCACCCTCGCCGCGACGGCCGGGGTGCGCGTCGCCGCCGGCCGCGTCGGGCCGCTGGCCTCGGCGCTGCTCGGGACGTACGTGGCGACGACCGGGCGGGCGCAGTACGACGCCGTCCGCGACCCGGCCGCGCCGAAGATCCGGCGCGCGGTCGGCGCGGGCATCCACGGCATGATCCCGCTGCAGGCCGGGCTGATCGCCCGGACCGGCGCGTGGCGCTCGGCGCTGGCCGTCGCCGCCGCGTTCCCGATCGCGCGGGCGCTGAGCCGGAAGGTGTCGCCGACATGAGGTTCGGGTACGGCACCAACGGCTTCGCCAACCACCGCCTCGGCGACGCCCTGCACGTCCTCGCCGACCTCGGCTACGACGGGGTCGCTTTGACGCTGGACCACCAGCACCTCGATCCGTTCGGGCCGGACCTGGCGAGCCGCGTCGCCGCGCTGGCCGCCGAGCTGGACCGGCTCGGGCTGGCCGTGGTGATCGAGACCGGCGCGCGGTTCCTGCTGGACCCGTGGCGCAAGCACTCGCCGACGTTCCTCGACCCCGACCGGGCCGTGCGCGTGGCGTTCCTGAC of the Amycolatopsis sp. NBC_01488 genome contains:
- a CDS encoding SCO3242 family prenyltransferase, whose product is MKALVELVRAPAALTVPGDAVAGAAASGWPFGRRTLALTGASVCIYWAGMALNDYADRHLDAMERPERPIPSGRVRPETALGVATGLTAGGLGIAAAAGGKRALRVALPLAATVWAYDFVLKETVFGPAAMAAARALDVLLGGGGARAALPAALTVGAHTYAVTTLSRSEVDGAKPALPAATLAATAGVRVAAGRVGPLASALLGTYVATTGRAQYDAVRDPAAPKIRRAVGAGIHGMIPLQAGLIARTGAWRSALAVAAAFPIARALSRKVSPT